A window of the Synechococcus sp. LTW-R genome harbors these coding sequences:
- a CDS encoding serine protease: MQSSYSLDEDSGIKHNNDYEVKVISPGASALGKRELSQKSKDISLLVQGPSSPGSGVIIARTGANYYALTAWHVLKNYVEGEELQVRTSDGQWHDVVSSSIKKIQGVDIAEFTFRSRNKYAIAEVGNLKSLSPGDDVFVSGFPLPTSSVPKSIHRFLEGSLVALSGQSQADGYDLLYSNPTLPGMSGGPVLSKRGGLIGVHGRAETDVTLSEQEGIAVKTGINQAIPITHVLKQLNVGSVQKDLSLPDEHQQLIAAATQKIDLIKTIRESTHRTEWKNDQRRNELNGMSASLAKQAVDLVSASIVHKKVGYSYYLRGTYKLVANGYQLDQYSEDSILSDFKKALSLDDQIAPAYLRIASMMEFNNYELGDKKNLDVIRYYEKALSLDPFLEEGYLRYGAIYWDPDHVEKKLAIYERGLKKIPTSARLNWEVANNILAIAVKRSIKLQNEKTDAMIKKNAYDFDNQPAQNKRIREEVAKEMGYRKILLRAEKLLDTSLAMNPGDSFWARRYRADVRDKLGNKKGAIDDYSIHISTSTLVWPEDLAKLSDLYREAGNHSGIVDTVDTAFLLQSKKIVKFTDFTQYANLYIKRAQAYEAMGIHAKACEDLGGFLAYGGGYEFVGSKEDFASWAGRCNWEVPKEILDNYF, from the coding sequence ATGCAGAGTAGTTATTCATTAGATGAGGACAGCGGCATCAAACATAACAATGATTATGAGGTCAAAGTCATATCACCTGGGGCTTCTGCATTGGGGAAGAGGGAGCTAAGCCAAAAGTCAAAGGATATTTCACTATTAGTACAGGGTCCATCATCACCAGGAAGTGGCGTAATTATTGCAAGGACAGGAGCAAATTATTATGCACTTACCGCATGGCATGTACTTAAAAACTATGTAGAAGGAGAAGAGCTGCAGGTACGGACATCAGACGGCCAATGGCATGATGTAGTGTCATCCTCCATCAAGAAGATACAAGGAGTGGATATAGCCGAATTCACTTTTAGATCAAGAAATAAGTATGCAATAGCTGAGGTTGGCAATTTAAAGAGTCTCAGTCCCGGAGATGATGTATTTGTTTCGGGTTTCCCACTGCCAACAAGTTCAGTGCCGAAGAGCATTCACAGGTTTTTAGAAGGAAGTCTTGTAGCCCTTTCGGGGCAATCACAAGCCGATGGATATGATCTTTTATACTCTAATCCAACCCTGCCAGGAATGAGTGGGGGGCCTGTACTCTCCAAAAGAGGAGGATTAATCGGAGTGCATGGTAGAGCCGAGACTGACGTTACTCTTAGCGAGCAAGAAGGTATTGCTGTCAAGACCGGAATCAATCAGGCGATTCCAATCACACATGTATTAAAGCAGTTAAATGTAGGTTCAGTCCAAAAGGATCTATCACTTCCAGATGAGCATCAGCAACTGATTGCAGCAGCTACTCAGAAGATTGATTTGATTAAGACGATAAGAGAATCTACGCACCGAACAGAGTGGAAAAATGACCAGCGCAGAAACGAACTTAACGGAATGTCTGCTTCTCTTGCAAAGCAAGCCGTAGACCTAGTTTCAGCTTCGATCGTTCACAAGAAAGTCGGATATTCATATTACCTTCGTGGAACTTACAAGTTAGTAGCGAATGGATATCAACTCGATCAATACTCAGAAGATAGTATTTTAAGCGACTTCAAGAAAGCACTAAGCCTCGATGATCAGATAGCCCCGGCATATTTACGAATAGCAAGCATGATGGAATTTAACAATTACGAACTTGGAGACAAGAAGAACTTGGATGTAATCCGGTATTATGAAAAGGCACTTAGCCTTGACCCTTTTCTTGAGGAGGGTTACCTAAGGTACGGTGCAATTTACTGGGATCCCGACCATGTAGAAAAGAAATTAGCGATTTACGAGCGTGGGCTCAAGAAGATTCCAACCAGTGCGCGGCTTAACTGGGAAGTAGCTAACAATATATTGGCAATTGCAGTGAAAAGATCTATCAAGCTACAGAACGAAAAGACAGATGCAATGATCAAGAAGAACGCATATGACTTTGATAACCAGCCAGCACAAAATAAAAGGATTAGAGAAGAAGTGGCTAAGGAGATGGGTTATAGGAAGATCCTGTTGCGAGCTGAGAAGCTATTGGATACCTCGTTGGCCATGAACCCTGGAGACAGTTTTTGGGCAAGAAGATATAGAGCAGATGTCAGGGACAAGCTAGGAAACAAGAAGGGTGCAATCGATGACTATTCAATTCATATCTCTACCTCAACATTAGTTTGGCCTGAAGACCTCGCCAAGCTGAGTGATCTTTACAGAGAGGCCGGCAACCATAGCGGAATAGTAGATACAGTTGATACGGCGTTTCTTCTTCAATCCAAAAAGATTGTAAAGTTCACGGATTTTACACAATACGCAAATCTCTATATAAAGAGGGCCCAAGCTTACGAAGCTATGGGAATTCACGCGAAGGCATGTGAAGATCTTGGGGGCTTCCTTGCATATGGAGGAGGTTATGAGTTTGTCGGCTCAAAGGAAGACTTTGCTTCTTGGGCCGGTAGATGCAACTGGGAAGTGCCAAAGGAGATACTAGATAACTATTTTTAA
- a CDS encoding serine protease has translation MHNSVTELPIQDKVFGQGMLMSERYRLVKPFKGVLTALLVAASQPCVHSLSIGSLAILSSQLPSHAQAAESVAEIAKEITVRIEGATQGSGVIVKQDRDTYIVLTAWHVIGGQRANEEISIFTNDGYRHEVSLGSIRKIDNVDLGTLVFQSSRRYTSANVGSSQSVVMGSPVYVAGFPVSTQAVPQRLLRFKAGFVEANAKIAMPRGYQLIYSNSTLPGMSGGSVLNSKGELVAIHGQAEIDKNLTIKAGIAVKSGSNQAIPVDHYSSSGNWSRQTNVSASFSVDDLILKARNLEGDPARQQELLELSDKIISRKEIPIAYYLRGSALNKLGNYEASKASLSRAIELLPDYDEAYYLRSIIYQKTGDLGKAFSDIEKALELDSKYAPYFAQRADLKNESDDYSGALRDSNIALSLDSASAFALWTRGDSYYYTGKDELAIRDYNLSLDLDPNSSYVLYSRGMAFNALGQHAKSINDCRKSAELDTSYAKPLWCIGLNKYDLEDYPAAIDAFNSAIRVDSKWYRPYLWRAKARMALDDLASALDDIQIALGISPDDAYSRETRADIYYELKRYMSAINDYSAVLNIEPDNLYALVSRGIAFMDNGDHEEALTDLTAYIERDADDDSVYALRGYIHELMSDMKSACADWRVASSLGNENASNEVSSKCSS, from the coding sequence TTGCATAACTCTGTTACAGAACTTCCCATCCAGGACAAGGTTTTTGGGCAGGGTATGCTTATGTCAGAAAGGTACAGACTTGTGAAGCCTTTTAAAGGTGTATTAACGGCACTGCTAGTCGCTGCCTCTCAGCCGTGTGTCCATAGCCTATCTATTGGGTCGCTAGCAATACTCTCTTCTCAGTTGCCTTCGCATGCGCAGGCTGCAGAGTCTGTGGCTGAAATTGCGAAGGAAATCACAGTTCGAATTGAAGGAGCAACGCAAGGCTCTGGTGTAATCGTCAAACAAGATAGAGATACCTATATCGTCTTAACAGCTTGGCATGTGATTGGTGGACAAAGAGCTAATGAGGAGATCTCTATCTTTACTAATGATGGCTATAGGCACGAGGTATCGCTCGGATCTATTAGGAAGATTGACAACGTTGACCTTGGAACGCTTGTATTTCAAAGCTCAAGGCGTTATACGTCAGCCAACGTCGGTAGCTCCCAGAGTGTTGTCATGGGGAGCCCAGTATATGTAGCTGGATTTCCTGTCTCAACGCAAGCTGTTCCTCAAAGACTGCTGAGATTTAAAGCTGGATTCGTTGAGGCTAACGCAAAGATAGCAATGCCTAGAGGGTACCAGCTCATCTATTCAAACTCAACTCTTCCTGGAATGAGTGGAGGTTCTGTTCTTAATAGCAAGGGTGAGTTGGTAGCTATTCATGGTCAAGCTGAAATAGATAAAAACCTTACAATCAAAGCGGGCATTGCTGTTAAGAGTGGGTCCAATCAGGCTATCCCAGTTGACCATTATTCTTCATCTGGTAATTGGTCTCGCCAGACTAACGTTTCAGCCTCGTTCTCAGTTGATGACTTGATTCTGAAGGCTAGGAACCTTGAGGGTGATCCGGCCAGGCAACAGGAGTTGCTTGAGTTATCCGACAAGATTATCTCACGCAAAGAAATTCCTATCGCATATTATTTAAGAGGCTCTGCACTAAATAAGTTAGGCAACTATGAAGCATCTAAGGCTAGCCTCTCAAGAGCAATAGAGCTTCTTCCAGATTACGATGAGGCGTATTATCTGAGATCAATAATTTACCAAAAGACGGGTGACCTTGGCAAAGCTTTTTCTGATATCGAAAAAGCATTGGAGCTCGACTCCAAATATGCACCTTACTTTGCGCAGAGAGCTGATTTAAAGAATGAATCGGATGACTACAGTGGTGCTCTTAGAGATAGCAACATTGCTCTTTCCCTAGACTCCGCTTCTGCCTTTGCATTATGGACCAGGGGTGACTCTTACTACTACACAGGAAAAGATGAGCTTGCCATAAGGGACTACAACCTGTCGCTAGATCTTGATCCTAACTCTTCATATGTGCTCTATTCAAGAGGCATGGCTTTCAACGCCTTGGGGCAGCATGCGAAATCTATAAACGACTGTCGCAAGTCTGCAGAGCTAGATACGAGCTACGCAAAGCCTCTCTGGTGTATTGGCCTTAACAAATATGACTTGGAAGACTACCCGGCCGCGATAGATGCGTTTAATTCTGCGATTCGAGTCGATTCAAAGTGGTATCGACCATATTTGTGGAGGGCTAAGGCCAGGATGGCCCTTGATGATCTGGCAAGTGCTTTGGACGATATTCAGATTGCACTTGGGATCAGTCCAGATGATGCTTACTCTCGAGAGACTCGTGCCGATATCTACTACGAGCTTAAGCGCTATATGAGCGCAATTAATGACTACTCGGCTGTCCTTAATATAGAGCCAGATAATCTATACGCTCTTGTGAGTCGTGGTATTGCCTTTATGGATAATGGCGATCATGAAGAAGCCCTTACAGACTTGACTGCCTATATCGAAAGGGATGCCGATGATGACAGTGTTTATGCTCTAAGGGGGTACATCCATGAACTTATGTCTGACATGAAGTCGGCATGTGCAGATTGGAGGGTCGCCTCATCGCTTGGGAATGAGAATGCTTCCAACGAGGTTTCCTCGAAATGCTCCTCCTAG
- a CDS encoding glycoside hydrolase family 10 protein — protein sequence MTRRLVGLLLLGLLAPLAGLAKEPEPRLIGVWLTNSPSPLYYSRQRINEAVEELSAAGFNTLYPNVWSRGTTFHRSRWAPMEPALLQSAPKLDPICRFTEAAHRRSLRVIPWFEYGLMEPADAAVVREHPEWVLQNSAGESNVAMHGKQMVWLNPAHPGVRARFLGLIGEIVQRCKVDGIQLDDHFAWPVELGYDPYTRALYREETGEEPPELHTDRAWMNWRRRQLTGLLRDLRRTLKESGQGSPYVSLSPGPFRFAYNHWLQDWEIWALGGLIDELVVQNYAYSLAGFEKDLEQPALTKSSSWGIPVEIGILAGFGGRTTPLPDLSERVKLAVARGHGVIYFYWEGLWGAHAGPEGAALRREGLKQLHQTLP from the coding sequence TTGACGCGCAGGCTGGTAGGCCTGCTGCTCCTTGGACTGCTGGCCCCCCTTGCCGGGCTGGCGAAGGAGCCTGAACCGAGACTCATTGGCGTTTGGCTGACCAACAGCCCAAGCCCGCTCTACTACTCCAGGCAGCGGATCAACGAAGCCGTCGAAGAACTCAGCGCGGCGGGCTTCAACACCCTCTACCCCAACGTCTGGAGCCGCGGCACGACCTTCCACAGGAGCCGCTGGGCACCGATGGAGCCCGCCCTGCTCCAGAGCGCCCCCAAGCTCGATCCGATCTGCCGTTTCACCGAGGCCGCCCACCGGCGCAGCCTGCGGGTGATCCCCTGGTTTGAGTACGGCCTGATGGAGCCGGCGGATGCCGCGGTGGTCCGCGAACACCCCGAGTGGGTGCTGCAGAACAGCGCCGGCGAAAGCAACGTGGCCATGCATGGCAAGCAAATGGTCTGGCTCAACCCCGCTCACCCGGGGGTGCGGGCGCGGTTCCTTGGGCTGATCGGCGAGATCGTGCAGCGCTGCAAGGTTGACGGCATTCAGCTCGATGACCACTTCGCCTGGCCCGTCGAACTGGGGTACGACCCCTACACCCGCGCGCTCTACCGCGAGGAGACCGGCGAGGAGCCACCGGAGCTGCACACCGACCGGGCCTGGATGAACTGGCGTCGACGCCAACTGACGGGTCTGTTGCGGGACTTGCGCCGCACCCTTAAAGAGAGCGGCCAGGGGAGCCCCTACGTCAGCCTCTCTCCCGGCCCGTTCCGCTTTGCCTACAACCACTGGCTGCAGGACTGGGAGATCTGGGCCCTGGGGGGCCTGATCGATGAGCTGGTGGTGCAGAACTACGCCTATTCCTTGGCAGGGTTTGAAAAAGACCTCGAGCAGCCTGCGCTGACCAAATCCAGCAGCTGGGGCATCCCCGTGGAGATCGGCATCCTGGCGGGCTTTGGCGGACGGACCACACCGCTGCCGGACCTAAGTGAACGGGTCAAGTTGGCTGTCGCCCGCGGCCACGGGGTCATTTATTTCTATTGGGAGGGCCTCTGGGGCGCCCATGCCGGTCCGGAGGGAGCCGCCCTACGGCGCGAAGGCCTCAAGCAGCTCCACCAGACCCTGCCCTAG
- the pepN gene encoding aminopeptidase N, with translation MATVRLADYRPAPFTIEHTQLLFQLHADHTVVDAAFQLVPAGAAEAAPWEFLGEQLELLSIELDGELLAAEAYRLEPGKLVLLAPPEAACCLRTRVKIQPQTNTSLEGLYVSGGLFTTQCEAEGFRRITFHPDRPDLLSRFRVRIEADQASCPVLLSNGNCLETGVIPGEPGRHYAVWDDPFPKPSYLFALVAGALEEVRDQFVTCSGRTVQLRIHVEPGDAPFTAHAMASLKRSMAWDERRYGLEYDLEEFNLVAVRHFNMGAMENKSLNIFNSKLVLADAETATDAELERIESVIGHEYFHNWTGNRITCRDWFQLSLKEGLTVFRDASFTADLHSPEVKRIDDVALLRNTQFREDAGPTAHPIQPDHYQAIDNFYTTTIYEKGSEVIRVLHTLLGEETFMRGMALYVSRHDGTAATCQDFVQAMEDAAEQAWAAGAALPRFDFQQFRRWYSQAGTPQLQIERHWDGDAGTLRLSVRQSTPATPGQPQKEPVVIPLVLGLVGQGGDPLPLQLPGEHAKDVAAATLPAEWGSASRLFVIDRAEQDLLFVGLEAHSHPPAVSLPRGFSAPVRVAMERSSNELLHLLACDSESFARWDAGQVLLRQALLERASGAINDELEEGLVAAFERILLEGDLGDSYRSALMAFPGLPELEDAALAQNGTVDPPALFEAVLALRTRLGDELQGPLETVLASCRNQWQQHWPEGVGDRDLTATIWSWRVAAGDAGVRAEAAAAVSGPSMTLARAGLRALQSIDSPERNAALQAFHDRWQEKPVILDAWFGLEAATPFGDGVERVRQLMDHPRFDPAAPNSLRAVLGGFAGNVSQFHALDGSGYRFMAEQISALDQRNPITASRMAKVFSRWQSYGSLRSERMLEALKQLSATPLSPNSREVVDQCLQLA, from the coding sequence ATGGCCACCGTCCGCCTCGCTGACTACCGCCCGGCCCCGTTCACGATCGAGCACACCCAGCTGTTGTTCCAGCTGCACGCCGATCACACCGTGGTCGACGCCGCGTTTCAGCTGGTTCCCGCGGGAGCCGCCGAGGCGGCTCCCTGGGAGTTCCTGGGGGAGCAACTGGAGCTGCTCTCGATTGAGCTGGACGGTGAGCTGCTCGCCGCGGAGGCCTATCGGCTGGAGCCCGGCAAGTTGGTGCTGCTGGCGCCACCAGAGGCGGCCTGCTGCCTGCGCACCCGGGTCAAGATCCAGCCCCAGACCAACACCAGCCTGGAGGGGCTCTACGTAAGCGGCGGCCTCTTCACCACCCAATGCGAGGCCGAGGGCTTTCGGCGGATCACCTTCCATCCCGACCGCCCTGATCTGCTCAGTCGTTTCCGGGTGCGCATCGAAGCCGATCAAGCCAGCTGCCCGGTGCTGCTCTCCAACGGCAACTGCCTGGAGACGGGGGTTATTCCCGGGGAGCCCGGCCGTCACTACGCCGTCTGGGACGACCCCTTCCCGAAGCCCTCCTACCTGTTCGCCCTGGTGGCGGGCGCCCTGGAGGAGGTGCGCGATCAATTCGTGACCTGCAGCGGCCGGACGGTTCAGCTGCGGATTCATGTCGAGCCCGGGGATGCGCCCTTTACGGCCCACGCGATGGCCTCCCTGAAGCGCTCCATGGCCTGGGATGAACGCCGCTATGGCCTCGAGTACGACCTCGAGGAGTTCAACCTCGTCGCCGTGCGCCACTTCAACATGGGCGCGATGGAGAACAAGAGTCTCAACATCTTCAACTCCAAGTTGGTGCTGGCGGATGCGGAGACCGCGACGGATGCCGAGCTGGAGCGCATCGAAAGCGTCATCGGCCACGAGTACTTCCACAACTGGACGGGCAACCGCATCACCTGCCGGGACTGGTTCCAGCTCTCGCTGAAGGAGGGACTCACGGTCTTCCGTGACGCGAGTTTCACGGCGGATTTGCATTCACCGGAGGTGAAGCGCATTGATGATGTGGCCCTGCTGCGCAACACCCAGTTCCGTGAGGATGCGGGACCCACGGCCCATCCGATTCAGCCGGATCACTACCAGGCGATCGACAACTTCTACACAACGACGATTTACGAGAAGGGATCTGAAGTCATCCGTGTGTTGCACACCCTGCTGGGTGAGGAGACGTTCATGCGGGGTATGGCTCTCTATGTGAGCCGTCATGACGGCACCGCCGCCACCTGCCAGGACTTCGTTCAAGCGATGGAAGATGCCGCTGAGCAGGCCTGGGCTGCGGGCGCGGCGTTGCCCCGTTTTGATTTTCAGCAGTTCCGCCGCTGGTACAGCCAGGCGGGCACGCCCCAGTTGCAGATCGAGCGTCACTGGGATGGTGATGCCGGCACCCTGCGGCTGAGCGTTCGTCAGAGCACCCCAGCGACCCCAGGGCAACCCCAGAAGGAGCCGGTCGTGATCCCACTGGTGCTGGGTCTGGTGGGCCAAGGCGGTGATCCGCTGCCGCTCCAGTTGCCCGGGGAGCACGCCAAAGACGTGGCCGCAGCCACGCTCCCCGCTGAATGGGGCAGCGCCAGTCGCCTCTTTGTGATCGACCGCGCCGAGCAGGACCTGCTGTTCGTGGGACTCGAGGCCCATTCCCACCCACCGGCTGTCTCCTTGCCCCGCGGCTTCTCGGCCCCGGTGCGCGTCGCGATGGAGCGCTCTAGCAATGAGCTACTGCACCTGCTCGCGTGCGACAGCGAATCCTTTGCCCGCTGGGATGCCGGCCAGGTCCTGCTGCGTCAGGCCCTGCTGGAGCGGGCGTCGGGCGCGATCAATGACGAGCTCGAAGAGGGGCTGGTGGCCGCCTTTGAGCGGATCCTGCTGGAGGGGGACTTGGGGGATTCGTACCGCAGTGCTCTGATGGCGTTCCCCGGATTGCCGGAGCTGGAGGATGCGGCCCTGGCCCAAAACGGCACGGTGGACCCGCCGGCGTTGTTTGAGGCGGTCTTGGCCCTGCGGACCCGCTTGGGCGACGAGCTCCAGGGGCCGCTCGAGACGGTCTTGGCCAGCTGCCGCAACCAGTGGCAGCAGCACTGGCCTGAGGGTGTCGGCGATCGCGATCTCACGGCCACCATCTGGAGTTGGCGTGTGGCGGCGGGTGACGCAGGGGTTCGTGCCGAGGCGGCGGCGGCGGTCTCAGGGCCGTCGATGACCCTCGCGCGGGCTGGTTTGCGGGCGCTGCAGTCCATCGACAGCCCTGAGCGCAACGCGGCCCTGCAGGCCTTCCACGACCGCTGGCAGGAGAAGCCCGTCATCCTCGATGCCTGGTTTGGCCTGGAGGCGGCCACCCCCTTTGGCGATGGGGTGGAGCGGGTGCGGCAGCTGATGGATCACCCCCGGTTTGATCCGGCGGCACCGAACTCGCTGCGGGCGGTTCTCGGAGGCTTTGCTGGCAACGTCAGCCAATTCCATGCCCTCGATGGCAGCGGCTATCGCTTCATGGCCGAGCAGATTTCGGCGTTGGACCAGCGCAATCCGATCACCGCGTCGCGGATGGCCAAGGTCTTCAGCCGCTGGCAAAGCTACGGCTCGCTGCGCTCCGAGCGGATGCTGGAGGCCCTCAAGCAGTTGTCCGCAACGCCCCTCTCGCCGAACAGCCGGGAAGTGGTGGATCAGTGCCTGCAGTTGGCCTAG
- a CDS encoding cAMP phosphodiesterase, translating to MRLSRSQFGLLILPLVLWIAPLSAQAAPATEAEMNLYTRIAALNVCIARAADTDFDKAVAIAGETIAQVIQGGHQSQIAQVGTKPLSIEELRRGSINSAVLGAVEVCPNEVPADVKAKVEEAVKGRTTQPKAPAKKP from the coding sequence GTGCGTTTGTCTCGAAGCCAATTCGGTCTGCTGATCCTGCCCTTGGTGCTCTGGATCGCACCGCTGTCGGCTCAAGCCGCCCCGGCCACGGAGGCGGAGATGAACCTCTACACGCGCATCGCGGCCCTCAACGTCTGTATCGCTCGCGCGGCGGACACCGACTTCGACAAAGCTGTAGCGATCGCCGGTGAAACGATCGCCCAGGTGATCCAAGGCGGGCACCAGTCGCAGATCGCACAGGTGGGCACCAAGCCTCTGTCGATCGAAGAGCTGCGCCGAGGTTCGATCAATTCGGCCGTTCTTGGCGCCGTTGAGGTGTGCCCCAATGAGGTGCCGGCTGATGTCAAAGCCAAGGTCGAAGAAGCGGTGAAAGGACGCACCACCCAACCCAAGGCCCCAGCCAAAAAGCCTTGA
- a CDS encoding histidine kinase, which translates to MPAEGPVAPDGRGAVDPLSLDDEDSAQRRHLKLLLVAGTRHRASADVRSLVAFLEKEDFGFEVSLELADPAQRPELLELHRLVATPALIKLEPAPKQVFAGNMLLQQLRNWLPRWQQLEVVSGLGMSLRPAESDGSRTQRELQLEDQVLVLRQENETLIERLRGQERLLRMVAHELRTPLTASKLALQSLNLGQIDQTRFRDVLDRRLDDIEQLSKDLLEVGTTRWEALFNPQRIALGPLAAEAILELEKRWVGRGLELITDIPSDLPDVYADQRRMRQVFLNLLENAFKYTPDGGKVRMAIFHRTSQWIEVSVCDSGPGIPVDEQERIFQDRVRLPQTSSTTSGFGVGLSVCRRITEVHGGRIWVVSEPDEGACFYFTVPVWDGQGAS; encoded by the coding sequence ATGCCTGCGGAAGGCCCTGTTGCGCCTGATGGTCGAGGGGCTGTTGATCCGCTCTCGCTCGACGACGAAGACTCAGCGCAACGTCGACACCTGAAGTTGCTCCTGGTGGCTGGAACCCGGCACAGGGCCAGCGCTGATGTCAGGAGCCTCGTTGCGTTTCTCGAGAAGGAGGACTTTGGTTTTGAGGTGAGCCTGGAGCTCGCCGATCCTGCCCAACGGCCCGAGCTCCTCGAGCTGCACCGCCTGGTGGCGACCCCGGCGCTGATCAAGCTCGAGCCGGCACCCAAACAGGTGTTTGCCGGAAACATGCTCCTGCAACAGCTGCGCAACTGGTTGCCGCGCTGGCAGCAACTGGAGGTGGTGAGCGGCCTAGGCATGAGCCTGCGGCCGGCAGAAAGCGACGGCAGTCGGACTCAACGGGAACTGCAACTCGAAGACCAGGTCTTGGTGCTGCGCCAGGAAAACGAAACCTTGATCGAGCGGCTACGCGGCCAGGAGCGGCTGCTGCGGATGGTGGCCCACGAACTGCGCACCCCCCTTACGGCCTCCAAGCTGGCCCTCCAAAGCCTGAACCTCGGGCAGATCGATCAAACCCGCTTTCGCGATGTCCTCGATCGCCGGCTCGATGACATTGAACAGCTCTCGAAAGACCTCCTGGAGGTCGGGACCACCCGCTGGGAGGCCCTGTTCAACCCGCAACGCATTGCCCTCGGCCCCCTGGCCGCTGAAGCGATCCTCGAACTCGAGAAACGCTGGGTGGGACGGGGGCTCGAGCTGATCACCGATATCCCCAGTGACCTGCCGGATGTCTATGCCGACCAACGGCGGATGCGTCAGGTCTTCTTGAACCTGCTCGAGAACGCCTTCAAATACACGCCGGATGGCGGGAAAGTGCGAATGGCGATCTTCCACCGCACCAGCCAGTGGATTGAGGTCAGCGTCTGCGATTCCGGCCCCGGGATTCCCGTGGATGAGCAGGAGCGGATCTTTCAGGATCGGGTGCGCTTACCCCAGACCTCCTCGACCACATCAGGCTTTGGTGTGGGGCTCTCGGTCTGCAGGCGGATCACGGAAGTGCATGGCGGCCGCATCTGGGTGGTCTCCGAACCCGATGAAGGCGCCTGCTTCTACTTCACGGTGCCCGTCTGGGACGGCCAGGGGGCCAGTTGA
- a CDS encoding SRPBCC family protein gives MERLPGGTRRLAVQLRLAIDPSWIWAVLTDYDRLSQFIPNLQTSRLLWRRGAVVGLEQEGAQRFMGMQFKARVQLELTEHPEARQLTFTMLKGDFRRFDGVWTIGLDGESTTLLYELTVQGCVGMPIGLIEQRLQEDLAANLRAVQAEAQRRQATA, from the coding sequence ATGGAGCGCTTGCCGGGGGGGACCCGCCGGTTGGCCGTTCAACTGCGCTTGGCCATTGATCCCAGCTGGATCTGGGCCGTTCTGACCGATTACGACCGACTGAGTCAATTCATTCCCAATCTCCAGACCTCCCGTCTGCTCTGGCGCCGCGGTGCCGTTGTGGGCCTTGAACAGGAGGGTGCCCAGCGCTTCATGGGGATGCAGTTCAAGGCGCGAGTGCAGCTGGAGCTCACCGAGCACCCCGAAGCCCGGCAGCTCACCTTCACCATGCTCAAAGGTGATTTCCGCCGTTTTGATGGGGTCTGGACCATCGGCTTAGACGGTGAGAGCACGACCTTGCTCTACGAGCTCACGGTTCAAGGCTGCGTTGGCATGCCGATCGGCTTGATTGAGCAACGCCTGCAGGAAGATCTGGCCGCTAATCTGCGGGCGGTTCAGGCCGAAGCCCAGCGCAGACAAGCCACGGCCTGA